The Deinococcus sedimenti genome segment GCTGGCCTCGGCGCTGGGCGCGCGGCTCAGGCCGAATCCGGGCAGGTCGACCGTGATCACCCGGAAGTGCCGGGCCAGCAGATCGCGGTTGTTCTTGAACAGCTCTCCACTGAGGGGGTAGCCGTGGATCAGAATCAGGGGCTGTCCGGCGCCGGTGGCCTTGTAGAAGACGGTGGAGCCGTTGACAGTTACGGTGCCGCGGTCGGCGGTGTCGGCGCCGCCGGCGAGCGCGGCGCCGGACAGCAGGAGGGACAGGGTGAGCAGGGTGCGGTTCATGTGGACCTCGGTGGGACAGGGGAGAGGGCGGCTGGGGGGAGCTTCACCGGCGAGGGGGCGGATGCACGGCGGACCGTGACACAGGACTGGACGTCTCCGACGATGGCACCGGGTGGGCGACTGGCCAGGGTGCACGCACACCTTGTGAACCTTCGCTCAGCTGATCCTCAATGAGGCCACAGGTCGGGTCTCACCTGACCGGCGGCCCAGTCGTGCGCCCGGCCTGTCTGAAGCGGAGCTTGAGTCTGCTCTCATGATGCGCAGGTGCGTCCCAGCGGCGGCAGCGCTGGGGTACGCTCCCCTCGTCGGCCCGTCTTCCTGTCGTCCTGCACTCGGGGGTCCGTCCCCAGGGGGTCCTATGCTGCTGTCCCGTCTTCTTCCCGTTTCCCTGACCCTCAGCCTCCTCCTGGCCGCCTGCGACCAGCCGACCACACCCGCACCGACCACATCCGCACCGGCCACACCTGGCGCCGCGGCGCCGACCGTCATGGCCACCCAGGCCCGGACGAACGCGGCGCTGCATACCGTCGCCCGGCAGCTCGCCGCGACCCTGACCGATCCGGCCCTGCGGACCCTCATCGCCGAACAGGCGGCGCTGAAGTTCGACGGGGACACCGAGGTCCTCTACCGCACGCTCGCGCCCCTGCCGGCCGGGGGGCGCACGTTCGCTCAGGCCCTGTCGTCCGGGGTGGGCGCCCAGGCCCTGGGTGACCTGACCGCACAGATTCCGAACCTGCAGGTGGCGGTGCGCGGCGCGGCGTGGGACCCGGCGCGGACCGTGCCGTGGGTGGCCGTGGCGGCCGAGGGCGGCGACGAGTACGCCCCGGTGACCGCGTACGACGCCCAGGGGCGCGCCCACGTGCTGGACGGGCGGGTCACGCCGGACGTGCCGGTCGTGGTGGTGGGCGTGAACGAACGGGTGGACGCCACGGGCGCCGTGCCGCAGCAGGCGCCGCTGCCGAGCCCGTCGATCTCCGCGCAGTCCTGCTATCAGGTGAAACTGGTGCGGCTGGACCTGTACGACGACATGGAGCCGTGGACCAAGGGCAGCGCGGAGATCTGGGTGGCCGTGAAGGGCAGCGGTATCGGCTGGCACGGTCAGTTGACCATGGTGACCGAACCCGGTGACTACCTGGACGCCATTCAGGTGTTCGGCTGCACCGACGGGGACGTGCGCTTCTACTGGTACGAGAAGGACGGATCGAATTTCGACTTCGAGATCAGCGTCGGCGGTTACGGCTTCGGCATCAAGATCGACGACAGCA includes the following:
- a CDS encoding DUF3103 family protein codes for the protein MLLSRLLPVSLTLSLLLAACDQPTTPAPTTSAPATPGAAAPTVMATQARTNAALHTVARQLAATLTDPALRTLIAEQAALKFDGDTEVLYRTLAPLPAGGRTFAQALSSGVGAQALGDLTAQIPNLQVAVRGAAWDPARTVPWVAVAAEGGDEYAPVTAYDAQGRAHVLDGRVTPDVPVVVVGVNERVDATGAVPQQAPLPSPSISAQSCYQVKLVRLDLYDDMEPWTKGSAEIWVAVKGSGIGWHGQLTMVTEPGDYLDAIQVFGCTDGDVRFYWYEKDGSNFDFEISVGGYGFGIKIDDSNDFLGSTTMRKALFEGTTVDAVNLGNLKQYTH